A DNA window from Hordeum vulgare subsp. vulgare chromosome 1H, MorexV3_pseudomolecules_assembly, whole genome shotgun sequence contains the following coding sequences:
- the LOC123404938 gene encoding Bowman-Birk type trypsin inhibitor-like — MRPQVLLAALAVVAVLAAALPLAHSQGTTLCCDKCGICTRSFPPQCRCMDVSPTGCIPACKNCAKSTVGGRDSFQCKDLITNFCNTRCTKAA, encoded by the exons ATGAGGCCACAGGTGCTGCTCGCCGCCCTGGCCGTCGTCGCCGTCCTGGCAGCAGCTCTGCCCCTCGCCCACAGCCAAG GCACGACGCTGTGCTGCGACAAGTGCGGCATCTGCACCAGGTCTTTCCCGCCGCAGTGCAGATGCATGGACGTCTCTCCGACCGGTTGCATCCCGGCATGCAAGAACTGCGCCAAGTCCACCGTCGGCGGCCGCGACAGCTTCCAGTGCAAGGATCTCATCACCAACTTCTGCAACACCCGCTGCACTAAGGCCGCGTGA